A segment of the candidate division WOR-3 bacterium genome:
TTGCAAATGAAAATTGTGGATTGACTGTCCGGACACTGACACCGAGGAATGACCCGAAGGTGCCAACTATCACCAGCGTAATTCCTGGTGCCACGCTTTATGAGAGAGAGATACAGGATATGTTTGGGATAAAGGTTGAAGGGCATCCCAATCCAGAGCGTCTTGTATTACCTGATGACTGGCCTGAAGGCGAATATCCATTGCGCAAAGACTGGAAATTTGAGCGTCCTGAAGAGAAAATCCCGGGAGGTAAGTGATGGAGGCACAGGAATTTAAGGTTCCGATTGGTCCACAGCATCCGGCATTAAAAGAGCCGATAAGTCTGCGTATGACCCTTGAGGGTGAGATAATGAAACATTTTGCCCTGGCTTGGTGTTGCCAGTCATGAGGCAGGATTTGATACATTTTAGAAATTTGATTGTAATAAAGAAATCATTGACATATTTAAGTTTTGAGTTAGAATATTATTGTCGAGTAGTTATCTGTGAGTTCTTTATAGTAAAAACACGGAGACAAAAATGCGAGGCATAAAGATAAGCAAAATAGCAGCGCTGTGGCTGCTGATGGTATTGATGGTGGGATTTGGGCGGGCAACAAAAGAATTACCGCCTCTTGAAAGGAATATCGACGGAGCTATGATGATAATAGGGGGGGTTCCAAAAGTTGGAGAGTCATTTGAGATTGTTTATCGCATTAAAATAAAAGAGACA
Coding sequences within it:
- a CDS encoding NADH-quinone oxidoreductase subunit C — translated: MGETELLEKIKQGLKEKVLDITNPAPRRVFLKVDKKDLVEAVKFLKEKFNFYHISTISGVDLGENFEILYHLANENCGLTVRTLTPRNDPKVPTITSVIPGATLYEREIQDMFGIKVEGHPNPERLVLPDDWPEGEYPLRKDWKFERPEEKIPGGK